In Deltaproteobacteria bacterium, the genomic stretch TTATCCAATTATCCATTAGAACATTTAAAACGATATTCATATGTGGGTTTTCTTTTATACGGCGTGCTTTTCATAATCTCGTTACCCATTCGGCTCGTGCCGGTTCTTTTAATTTCCAGCGCGGCACTGACTTTGGGATTGACTGTAATAAATGACAGGAAAATACTCTTAACACAATCACCGATCACCTTTCTCGACTTTAAGATTACCGCCCTGAATCCCCAGGGCCTCATCAATGCCGTGAAGGCGCCTCCCTGGACTATATATCTTCTCTATGCCTTGGCAATACTGGCTGTAGTCATTGTATTCTGGGTCCTGTTTCACAGCTCACGAGTCTTGTCCGACGCAAGAAGAAAAGGTACGCTGGGACGATTGGCGCTTAATTTTATAGCATTAATTCTATTAGTTGTTACCGGAATTTTTTTCCTTAAACAGTTTTCGCATACGGTTCAGGAATTTGTGATTGAATCGGACGTAGCCTGGGAGAGCAAAGACTTCTCCGACCTATCCAAGAAACTTAGTATCTGGGGATTCCTGTACTATTCCTATTATCTTGAGAAAAATGAATCCGGTGATTATTTTAATTCGAGGCACAGCGCGACACCTCCCTCAAAAAAAGAGATCGAAGAAGCGGTTAAAGAATTTGTGAATCTTGAGAGGGCAAGACCGCATAAGAAACCGAATATAGTAGTTGTTCTTGCTGAGTCGACATTTAATCCTTCAGACGCTTTCCGGCTGACCAAACCAATAAAAAACCGCCTATTCGAGCCCAATAAATATACGCAGGCAATCGGACCTATGTACGTTAACGCAGTTGGAGGCGGCACATGGATCACCGAATTCGAGTCAATCATCGGCGTCGACTCACGCTTGTTCGGTTATTCCGGATATTACACTCATGCTTCTCTTTCGCCCTATGTCAGCAGGTCTTTTGCAACTTATCTGAAAGACCACGGATACAGTACAGAGACATATCAGGCACTCGAAGGAGATTTTTACAACGCCGCCAATGCATACAGAAACTACGGATTCGACAGGTTCTATGAAAATATCGGCGGTGCAGGCTGGGATACCACCGATGAGCAATTCATCGATGCTGTGATAAGCATGTCTCACGAGGAGGATAAACCCTTCTTCAAATATCTTGTGACTATACAGAATCACTCCCCGCATCGGTGTAAAAATTTTAAAGATAAGACTCAGTTCGTCACAATGCTCAAGGGTCTTGATGAATTTAACGAGTTAAACTGCGCCCTGAATGAGTACGTACTCAACGCGAAGTCGACATCACGTGCTTTCATAAAGCTGATAAAATATCTGGAGGAGCAGGAAAAATTGACCGGACGGCCTTTCGTGCTTCTGATTTTCGGAGATCATCAGCCACATACTTTCTCCAAATCTGCAAGTGTTATAGATTATTATAATAGCGAGCAATACCAGAAATTTCGGAAAAACTTCAGCGAACGCGAGACATTTTTTCATATCGTCTCGTCGATACCGGGCGTGCTCAAGTGCTGCGGCGGAACAGCCCCTCATGTAACCATGATGCCTACGCTTCTCAGTGCTTACGTGGCCTCTGACTTGGATGATATGTATCTTGACGTAAATCTCTACAGCCTTAAGAATTGTGGGCCTGACTTTTTAAACAACGAGGTTTCGCACGGTGGATATCTATTTAACGCCCCGGAAACACCGCAAACAGGGAAATGTCCCGTATATGAAAATTTGTTGAATGCGTACCGTAACGCAGAGATCTTTAAAGATTTCTGACTCCTACATTATCTTTGGAAAGCCTGGTTGAATACAGCTGCCATCCACCAACAGGGGTTCGTCTCCGAGTTAATTTTAAATAATATTTGAGAACCGGGCGCGATTCGTCTTATAATTGATACCTCAGAACAATCACAGAGTAATATAATTTTTACAATCGATAATGCGAAATCCGACGCGCCTGTTTCAAGAATTTTCCGTAAAGTATAAAATAGTGCTCCCGCTGATCGGATTCGCCTCCGGCATCCTGCTATCGGAACATATTGGAAACGTATGGATGGTAATCGCCGTACTCGCCCCCCTAACGGGGCTCCCTTCACTTTTCTTACCCGGTTTCAGGTTCCTTTTATTCATACCGCTGGGCCTCTTATTCTCCATGGCCCCGCTGTTATCCACAGGCAGTAGCGTAACTGATTTCAGCGGGAGGAGAATCGACGTCGAGGGCACGCTTTACAGAGCGCCTGAGTCAAGAGAGCGCGGCTCCAGGCTCTTCCTCAAGGCGGACTACGTTTTAGAGAAAGGCGAATTCAGTCCTGTATCCGGCAAGGCGATAATCTTCACCTCGGAGCGCGTAGAGGGTCTTGCGTACGGCGACAGAATTCGTGTAATCGGCATCAAGCTCGCGCCTTTCAGAACCTACAGGAATCCGGGAGCGTTCGACCTCAAAAAGTACTACGGGAGGCAGGGCGTCTATCTATCCGGTTTTACAGAGGGAGAGAGCCGGATAATTTCATTCGGAAGAGACAAATCGTACAGCCGGGTGCTTTATTACCTGGACAGGGTCCGGCAGAGATTCGGAAATTTCGTCAGAGATAATTTTCCCTCCCCGGAGAGCGAGATCTTAAACGCCGTAACGATAGGGGAGAATGGGGGAATACCGAGGGACCTGAGGACGGAGTTCTCAAGAGCGGGCGTTGCGCACGTTCTCGCGATATCGGGCCTCCATGTGGGGGCTGTGGCAATCGTCTTCTTTCTACTGATTAAATGGATATTGAAGCGCTCTGAATATTTTCTTCTCCGGTTCAAAGTGCCCAGCCTTGCGGCCGCTCTCACAATACTCCCCGTCTTTCTCTACACAGCCGTTGCGGGATTTTCAACATCCGCAGTAAGGGCGTTCATAATGATCTCACTCTTTTTACTGTCAATAATTTTAGGACGGGACGAAAAGAAGATTAATACGCTCGCCGCCGCGGCGTTTATCATTCTCGTATGGCACCCGTGGTCGATATTCGAGCTTTCTTTTCAGCTCTCTTTCGCCGCGGTGTTCGGCATCCTCCTCGTCCACATATTCTATCCGTTTAAATTCGGGACTTTGAAAGACGATTTTGTGTCGCTGCTGAAAACAACCTGCGCCGCTACATTCGCGACA encodes the following:
- a CDS encoding ComEC/Rec2 family competence protein; its protein translation is MRNPTRLFQEFSVKYKIVLPLIGFASGILLSEHIGNVWMVIAVLAPLTGLPSLFLPGFRFLLFIPLGLLFSMAPLLSTGSSVTDFSGRRIDVEGTLYRAPESRERGSRLFLKADYVLEKGEFSPVSGKAIIFTSERVEGLAYGDRIRVIGIKLAPFRTYRNPGAFDLKKYYGRQGVYLSGFTEGESRIISFGRDKSYSRVLYYLDRVRQRFGNFVRDNFPSPESEILNAVTIGENGGIPRDLRTEFSRAGVAHVLAISGLHVGAVAIVFFLLIKWILKRSEYFLLRFKVPSLAAALTILPVFLYTAVAGFSTSAVRAFIMISLFLLSIILGRDEKKINTLAAAAFIILVWHPWSIFELSFQLSFAAVFGILLVHIFYPFKFGTLKDDFVSLLKTTCAATFATLPFIVNSFGILPAVSIPANLVFVPFVELLIVPLGLVSFLVFLVSPLLAGPLLSLSIFFVKMLVFGIGKLSLTPYFSLNIPPLDTISWVLFALTGIALLVMGKLARLKLLFPLILFAFVLSLIHPLIIKPGRGDLNAYFLDAGENKSIAFFELPDGEKILIDGGFSKYGSSGYIERTVAGRFLITSGVRRIDYLILTSTGRNHISGAKYLLDTFEVKNFWTNGGKLDGELWEIIHNKKIEWKNLQSLEEQNLPENSTIKILKPGDGFFIEDSSFPQPVALMLNFKNEKFLLGESLNNERVQNELSRIYGGGIKSSVLYIRNIRIDESFLRFLRTVSPRVLVTDRITQRTDFGSPVSVFQTGSDGAVKITTNGSGLGVKTYNGESLVNLQ
- a CDS encoding sulfatase-like hydrolase/transferase, whose product is MGFLLYGVLFIISLPIRLVPVLLISSAALTLGLTVINDRKILLTQSPITFLDFKITALNPQGLINAVKAPPWTIYLLYALAILAVVIVFWVLFHSSRVLSDARRKGTLGRLALNFIALILLVVTGIFFLKQFSHTVQEFVIESDVAWESKDFSDLSKKLSIWGFLYYSYYLEKNESGDYFNSRHSATPPSKKEIEEAVKEFVNLERARPHKKPNIVVVLAESTFNPSDAFRLTKPIKNRLFEPNKYTQAIGPMYVNAVGGGTWITEFESIIGVDSRLFGYSGYYTHASLSPYVSRSFATYLKDHGYSTETYQALEGDFYNAANAYRNYGFDRFYENIGGAGWDTTDEQFIDAVISMSHEEDKPFFKYLVTIQNHSPHRCKNFKDKTQFVTMLKGLDEFNELNCALNEYVLNAKSTSRAFIKLIKYLEEQEKLTGRPFVLLIFGDHQPHTFSKSASVIDYYNSEQYQKFRKNFSERETFFHIVSSIPGVLKCCGGTAPHVTMMPTLLSAYVASDLDDMYLDVNLYSLKNCGPDFLNNEVSHGGYLFNAPETPQTGKCPVYENLLNAYRNAEIFKDF